Proteins encoded within one genomic window of Acidovorax sp. 107:
- a CDS encoding CoA-acylating methylmalonate-semialdehyde dehydrogenase, translating into MNAPTSTAVLAPTVKLLIGGQFVESKTTEWRDVVNPATQEVLARVPFATQDEINAAVASAKEAFKTWKKTPIGTRARIFLKYQQLIRENMAELAAILTAEQGKTLPDAEGDVFRGLEVVEHAASIGNLQLGELANNVANGVDTYTLMQPLGVCAGITPFNFPAMIPLWMFPMAIATGNTFVLKPSEQDPMVTMRLCELALEAGIPPGVLNVVHGGEMAVNAICDHKDIKAISFVGSTKVGTHVYNRASLNGKRVQCMMGAKNHAIVLPDANKEQTLNALAGAAFGAAGQRCMALSVVVLVGEAQKWIPDLVAKAKTLKISAGIEKGTDVGPVVSCAAKDRVQGLIERGVADGATLELDGRNPQVAGYEKGNFVGPTVFSGVKPGMSIYEQEIFGPVLCLSAAADIDEAIAFINDNPNGNGTAIFTQSGAAARKFQEEIDVGQVGINVPIPVPVPLFSFSGSRASKLGDLGPYGKQVVLFYTQTKTVTARWFDDSTISHGVNTTISLK; encoded by the coding sequence AACCCCGCTACCCAAGAGGTGCTGGCCCGCGTGCCCTTTGCCACGCAGGACGAAATCAATGCCGCAGTGGCCTCGGCCAAGGAAGCGTTCAAGACCTGGAAGAAGACCCCCATCGGCACCCGCGCCCGCATCTTCCTCAAGTACCAGCAGCTCATCCGCGAGAACATGGCCGAGCTGGCCGCTATCCTGACGGCCGAACAGGGCAAGACCCTGCCCGACGCCGAAGGCGACGTGTTCCGTGGTCTGGAAGTGGTGGAACACGCCGCCAGCATCGGCAACCTGCAACTGGGCGAGCTGGCCAACAACGTGGCAAATGGCGTGGACACTTACACACTGATGCAGCCGCTGGGTGTATGCGCAGGCATCACCCCCTTCAACTTCCCCGCCATGATCCCGCTGTGGATGTTCCCCATGGCCATTGCCACGGGCAACACCTTCGTGCTCAAGCCCTCCGAGCAAGACCCCATGGTGACCATGCGCCTGTGCGAACTGGCGCTCGAAGCGGGCATCCCTCCTGGCGTGCTGAACGTGGTGCACGGCGGCGAGATGGCCGTGAACGCGATCTGCGACCACAAGGACATCAAGGCGATCAGCTTTGTGGGCTCCACCAAGGTGGGCACGCACGTGTACAACCGCGCCAGCCTCAACGGCAAGCGCGTGCAGTGCATGATGGGTGCCAAGAACCACGCCATCGTGCTGCCCGATGCCAACAAGGAACAAACCCTGAACGCCCTGGCCGGTGCCGCCTTTGGCGCTGCAGGCCAGCGCTGCATGGCGCTGTCGGTGGTGGTGCTGGTGGGCGAGGCGCAGAAATGGATTCCTGACCTGGTGGCTAAGGCCAAGACCCTCAAGATCAGCGCCGGTATCGAAAAGGGCACGGACGTGGGCCCGGTGGTCTCTTGCGCCGCCAAAGACCGCGTGCAGGGCCTGATCGAGCGCGGCGTGGCCGATGGCGCCACGCTGGAACTGGATGGCCGCAACCCCCAGGTGGCGGGCTACGAAAAGGGCAACTTTGTGGGCCCCACGGTCTTCAGCGGCGTCAAGCCCGGCATGAGCATCTACGAGCAGGAGATCTTTGGCCCCGTGCTGTGCCTGTCGGCCGCAGCAGACATTGACGAAGCCATTGCCTTCATCAACGACAACCCCAACGGTAACGGCACCGCCATCTTCACCCAGTCGGGTGCGGCGGCCCGCAAGTTCCAGGAAGAGATCGACGTGGGCCAGGTCGGCATCAATGTGCCAATCCCTGTGCCAGTGCCGCTGTTCTCGTTCTCGGGCTCGCGCGCTTCCAAGCTGGGCGACCTGGGCCCCTATGGCAAGCAGGTTGTGCTGTTCTACACGCAGACCAAGACCGTGACGGCACGCTGGTTTGATGACAGCACCATCTCGCATGGTGTGAACACCACGATCAGCTTGAAGTGA
- a CDS encoding lysozyme inhibitor LprI family protein: MVFGAACVMLVGANAHAQAGAACKPSGTVEETNACAVQAFQAADTEIAVLYGDVMRALSAHERPQLRQEHTAWQRERTTRCKQAQRSNESQPQWPRLYHECLTAETQARRKGLMRWLTLDHPSAKP, encoded by the coding sequence ATGGTCTTCGGTGCTGCGTGCGTGATGCTGGTGGGTGCCAATGCCCACGCGCAAGCCGGTGCGGCCTGCAAACCCAGCGGCACGGTGGAAGAAACCAACGCCTGCGCCGTGCAAGCCTTCCAGGCGGCCGATACCGAAATCGCAGTCCTCTACGGCGACGTGATGCGCGCGCTGTCGGCCCACGAGCGGCCCCAGCTGCGGCAGGAGCACACCGCCTGGCAGCGCGAGCGCACCACGCGCTGCAAGCAGGCCCAGCGCAGCAACGAATCGCAACCCCAGTGGCCGCGCCTGTACCACGAGTGCCTCACGGCCGAGACCCAGGCGCGCCGCAAGGGCCTGATGCGCTGGCTGACGCTGGACCACCCGTCCGCCAAGCCATGA
- a CDS encoding acyl-CoA dehydrogenase family protein, with protein sequence MDFELTEEQRAFAQTARDFAQAELAPHAAHWDEEGIFPKEAIAKAGELGFCGLYAPEAAGGLALPRLDATLVFEEMAAVDPSTTAFITIHNMATWMLGTWATPAVRDHWGPLLTTGEKLASYCLTEPGAGSDAASLKTRAELVGNEYVINGSKAFISGAGSTDVLVLMARTGDAASGAGGISAFVVPADAPGISYGKKEQKMGWNSQPTRTISFDNVRIPADHLLGREGEGFKIAMKGLDGGRINIATCSVGAAQGALNAAQQYMQDRKQFGKPIASFQALQFKLADMATELVAARQMVRLAASKLDAGARDASTYCAMAKRFATDAGFTVVNEALQLHGGYGYIREYPLERLLRDARVHQILEGTNEIMRVIIARRMLDGDATEAIR encoded by the coding sequence ATGGACTTTGAACTCACCGAAGAGCAGCGCGCCTTTGCCCAGACCGCGCGCGACTTTGCCCAAGCCGAGCTGGCACCCCACGCCGCGCACTGGGACGAAGAAGGCATCTTCCCCAAAGAAGCCATCGCCAAGGCGGGCGAGCTGGGCTTTTGTGGCCTGTACGCCCCCGAAGCTGCCGGCGGCCTCGCCTTGCCCCGGCTCGATGCCACCCTGGTCTTTGAAGAAATGGCGGCCGTGGACCCCAGCACCACCGCCTTCATCACCATCCACAACATGGCCACCTGGATGCTGGGCACCTGGGCCACGCCCGCCGTGCGCGACCACTGGGGCCCGCTGCTCACCACCGGCGAAAAGCTGGCCAGCTACTGCCTGACCGAGCCCGGAGCAGGCTCCGACGCCGCCTCGCTCAAGACCCGCGCCGAGCTGGTCGGCAACGAATACGTCATCAACGGCAGCAAGGCCTTTATCAGTGGCGCGGGCAGCACCGACGTGCTGGTGCTCATGGCCCGCACGGGCGATGCGGCATCGGGCGCGGGCGGTATCAGCGCGTTTGTGGTGCCGGCCGACGCACCGGGCATCAGCTACGGTAAGAAGGAACAGAAGATGGGCTGGAACAGCCAGCCCACACGCACCATCAGCTTTGACAACGTGCGCATCCCCGCCGACCACCTGCTGGGCCGCGAAGGCGAAGGCTTCAAGATCGCGATGAAGGGCCTGGACGGCGGCCGCATCAACATCGCCACCTGCTCGGTGGGCGCGGCGCAAGGCGCGCTCAACGCCGCCCAGCAGTACATGCAAGACCGCAAGCAGTTCGGCAAACCCATCGCCAGCTTCCAGGCCCTGCAGTTCAAGCTGGCCGATATGGCAACGGAACTGGTCGCAGCGCGCCAAATGGTGCGCCTGGCCGCCAGCAAGCTCGACGCCGGGGCGCGCGACGCATCCACCTACTGCGCCATGGCCAAACGCTTTGCCACCGACGCAGGCTTTACCGTGGTCAACGAGGCCCTGCAACTGCACGGCGGCTACGGCTACATCCGCGAATACCCGCTGGAGCGCCTGCTGCGCGACGCGCGCGTGCACCAGATTCTGGAAGGCACCAACGAAATCATGCGCGTCATCATTGCGCGGCGCATGCTGGATGGGGATGCGACGGAAGCCATCCGATAA
- a CDS encoding TfoX/Sxy family protein — MPARPLSDETLHLIDAVRSALAHRSDVDERTMFGCYCFFVDGKLCIGVKGDDLLVRLPPERHGVLQEMENTRELSPGGGMKGYFWVEPNGYTTRAQWTYWLEEALAYNPLAKATPPRKAKAKTNARAPVTTKKAPATKKPAGPATTAATAQKKHSIFEADD, encoded by the coding sequence ATGCCCGCCCGCCCGCTGTCTGACGAAACCCTGCACCTGATCGACGCCGTGCGCAGCGCGCTCGCGCACCGCAGCGATGTGGACGAGCGGACCATGTTCGGCTGCTACTGCTTCTTTGTGGACGGCAAGCTGTGCATCGGCGTCAAGGGCGACGACCTGCTGGTGCGCCTGCCGCCCGAGCGCCACGGTGTGCTGCAGGAGATGGAGAACACGCGCGAGCTGTCGCCCGGCGGGGGCATGAAAGGCTACTTCTGGGTGGAGCCCAACGGCTACACCACGCGCGCGCAGTGGACGTATTGGCTGGAAGAAGCCCTGGCCTACAACCCGCTGGCCAAGGCCACGCCGCCGCGCAAGGCCAAAGCCAAGACCAATGCCAGAGCCCCCGTGACCACCAAGAAAGCGCCCGCTACCAAAAAGCCCGCAGGCCCAGCCACAACCGCCGCCACGGCCCAGAAGAAACACAGCATCTTCGAAGCCGACGACTGA
- a CDS encoding DUF488 domain-containing protein: MPLRIVRLGTPRAAGEGTRIGTVRRPPRGVPKTEFASRDYYDVWYPLLSPSPELVKEALHAQADQSDKEWQAFVKQFRKELAQPEASRTLDLLAALSHHSAMSLGCYCEDEARCHRSVLRAELASRGADITD; the protein is encoded by the coding sequence ATGCCTCTTCGCATCGTCCGCCTTGGCACACCGCGCGCCGCTGGTGAAGGCACCCGCATCGGCACGGTGCGCCGCCCGCCGCGCGGCGTGCCCAAGACCGAGTTCGCCAGCCGCGACTACTACGACGTGTGGTACCCGCTGCTCTCGCCCAGCCCCGAGCTGGTGAAGGAAGCCCTGCACGCGCAAGCCGACCAGTCCGACAAAGAGTGGCAGGCCTTCGTCAAGCAATTCCGCAAGGAACTGGCCCAGCCCGAGGCCAGCCGCACGCTGGACCTGCTGGCCGCGCTGTCGCACCACAGTGCGATGTCGCTGGGCTGCTACTGCGAGGACGAGGCGCGCTGCCACCGCTCGGTGCTGCGCGCGGAGCTGGCGAGCCGTGGGGCAGACATTACCGATTGA
- the mmsB gene encoding 3-hydroxyisobutyrate dehydrogenase yields the protein MLNPYTFPSPSQRHQEQHSMKIAFIGLGNMGGPMAHNLHKAGYEVRAFDLSQTARDKLAADGVPIAADAKAAVQGAEVVISMLPASQHVEGLFLGAGELLAQLPAGTLIIDCSTIAAATSRKVAEAAKAKGVAFIDAPVSGGTGGAIAGTLTFMVGGDAADLERARPVLEKMGANIFHAGSVGAGQTAKICNNMLLGILMAGTSEAIALGVANGLDPKVLSEIMRRSSGGNWALEKYNPMPGVMETAPASKGYAGGFGSDLMLKDLGLAQENAAAVKASTPLGGLARNLYAAHSLAGHGALDFSSIIKMVQKG from the coding sequence ATACTAAATCCGTACACATTCCCTTCACCATCACAACGACATCAGGAGCAACACAGCATGAAAATCGCATTCATCGGCCTCGGCAACATGGGCGGCCCCATGGCACACAACCTGCACAAGGCAGGCTACGAAGTGCGCGCGTTCGACCTCTCGCAAACCGCGCGCGACAAGCTGGCCGCAGACGGCGTGCCCATCGCCGCTGATGCCAAGGCCGCCGTGCAAGGCGCCGAAGTCGTCATCAGCATGTTGCCTGCCAGCCAGCATGTGGAAGGCCTCTTTTTGGGCGCGGGCGAGCTGCTGGCTCAGTTGCCTGCGGGCACGCTGATCATCGACTGCTCAACAATAGCCGCCGCCACCTCGCGCAAGGTGGCCGAGGCTGCCAAGGCCAAGGGCGTTGCGTTCATCGACGCCCCCGTGTCGGGCGGCACCGGCGGCGCCATTGCAGGCACCCTCACCTTCATGGTGGGCGGCGATGCCGCTGACCTGGAACGCGCGCGCCCCGTGCTCGAAAAAATGGGTGCCAACATCTTCCACGCAGGCAGCGTGGGCGCAGGCCAGACGGCCAAGATCTGCAACAACATGCTGCTGGGCATCCTGATGGCGGGCACCAGCGAGGCCATTGCCCTGGGCGTGGCCAACGGCCTGGACCCCAAGGTGCTGAGCGAAATCATGCGCCGCAGCTCGGGCGGCAACTGGGCGCTGGAGAAGTACAACCCCATGCCGGGCGTGATGGAAACCGCGCCCGCCAGCAAGGGCTACGCGGGCGGCTTTGGCTCCGACCTGATGCTCAAGGACCTGGGTCTGGCGCAAGAGAATGCAGCGGCCGTCAAGGCCAGCACCCCGCTGGGCGGCCTGGCGCGCAATCTGTATGCCGCGCACAGCCTGGCGGGCCATGGCGCACTGGACTTTTCCAGCATCATCAAGATGGTGCAAAAAGGCTGA
- a CDS encoding EAL domain-containing protein, protein MAKILVVDDLPANRALVVTLVGHSGHQALEAADGAEALAVVRAERPDLVISDILMPTMDGFEFVRQLRSDHGLAATQVIFCSAHYQEEEALRLAEACGVTQVLFKPCEPQDILAAIEQALTQIRHQPSVALEHGFQTRHLQLMTDKLTGNMAELEAMNRRLSALTDLNLQLASERDPQVLLANVCRGALELVGAQYAVLCVVRKHGEGAITCTSGIDPAQQTGPLEQPVVSHGLLGQLRAERRSHRIVNEGADPVALGLPTGYPPVHTAVMAPIVSLSFSYGWLCLANKQGAPAFSADDEKVLAILGAQVGRIYENGSLYQEIQQHADQLQVQVQERQRAMDALRASKTSLRRAQVLAKISHVISGPDGAFESWLDTLPDMLGLDDSAMPRSARDWLSLVHPDDRDMFRRHALQAAHLGARMDFIYRVVRGDGQPLYLRQVMEPLEDEAGRGEQGRWFNTIQDITKEKRAEEELHESDRRFNDMLDKVEMISLMLDCEGRITYCNDYLLRLTGWQRDEVFGRNWFDLFVPPGGAEVRGVFADVLADRPSAWHYDNEILTRSGGRRLVHWNNTVLRSVGGQVTGVAALGEDITARRDAERRIKRLNRVYAVLSGINTLIVRVRQRDELFREACRIAVEHGQFKIAWIGRVDHSLQEVVPVALAGAGADFLMHVRRRLWLTETPRVGESLSASVVRTHEAVVCEDIQNDPRVLVPKELAERGVASMAVLPLLVAHQVVGVIALFADEAGFFDEEEMHLLTELAGDIGFAMDHLDKEERLNYLAYYDDITGLPNRTLFLERGGQHLRPREGAKTLLGIGLVDISRFRIVNDTLGRQVGDELLKQVALRLQHAAGNLYDVARIGINSFGIAVTEARDAGAVALAVDLLVRACFDTPFMVGGTELRMAAKAGVALYPMDGADAETLLRNAEAALNKAKASADSLLFYTSEMNTRVAEALSLEGRLRAALEQGQFVLHYQPKLHLASGTITGAEALIRWNDPRRGLVPPVHFIPILEETGLIYDVGRWALRQALADNLRWRQAGLAPLRVAVNVSFLQLRHRDFIAEVRDAVAHDAQAASGLELEITESMVMDDVDRSTQSLHALRQMGITIAIDDFGTGFSSLSYLAKLPVDTLKIDRSFILNMASGPQGVALVSTIVNLGHSLGLKVVAEGVETEEQSGRLALLGCDEIQGYLLSQPVAAEVFEAQFLQTLVGK, encoded by the coding sequence ATGGCAAAGATCCTCGTCGTCGATGACCTCCCCGCCAACCGCGCGCTGGTGGTGACCCTCGTCGGGCACAGCGGCCACCAGGCGCTGGAGGCGGCCGATGGCGCCGAGGCGCTGGCTGTGGTCCGTGCCGAGCGGCCGGACCTGGTGATCTCCGACATCCTGATGCCGACCATGGACGGCTTTGAATTCGTGCGGCAACTGCGCTCGGACCATGGCCTGGCGGCCACGCAGGTGATCTTTTGCAGCGCTCACTACCAGGAGGAGGAAGCCCTGCGCCTGGCCGAGGCCTGTGGCGTGACTCAGGTGCTGTTCAAGCCCTGTGAGCCGCAGGACATCCTGGCCGCCATCGAGCAGGCGCTGACGCAGATTCGCCACCAGCCGTCGGTGGCGCTGGAGCACGGCTTTCAGACCCGCCATCTGCAGCTGATGACCGACAAGCTCACCGGCAACATGGCCGAGCTGGAGGCCATGAACCGGCGCCTGTCTGCGCTGACTGATCTGAACCTGCAACTTGCCTCCGAGCGCGACCCGCAGGTGCTGCTGGCTAATGTATGCCGGGGTGCGCTCGAGCTGGTGGGGGCGCAATATGCCGTGCTGTGCGTGGTGCGCAAACACGGCGAAGGGGCCATCACCTGCACCAGTGGTATCGACCCCGCACAACAGACCGGGCCGCTGGAGCAGCCCGTGGTGTCGCACGGGCTGCTGGGCCAGCTGCGTGCCGAGCGCCGCTCGCATCGCATCGTCAACGAGGGTGCCGACCCGGTGGCGCTGGGCCTGCCCACCGGCTACCCGCCCGTGCACACGGCGGTGATGGCGCCCATTGTGTCGCTGTCGTTCTCCTACGGCTGGCTGTGCCTGGCCAACAAGCAGGGGGCCCCAGCCTTCAGCGCCGACGATGAAAAAGTCTTGGCCATCCTGGGCGCGCAGGTGGGGCGCATCTACGAGAACGGCAGCCTGTACCAGGAGATCCAGCAGCACGCCGACCAGCTGCAGGTGCAGGTGCAGGAACGCCAGCGGGCCATGGATGCCTTGCGCGCCAGCAAGACCAGCCTGCGCAGGGCGCAGGTGCTGGCCAAGATCTCCCATGTCATCAGCGGGCCAGACGGAGCCTTTGAGAGCTGGCTCGATACCTTGCCCGATATGCTCGGGCTGGACGACAGCGCCATGCCCCGCTCGGCCCGCGACTGGCTGTCGCTGGTGCACCCCGACGACCGCGACATGTTCCGCCGCCACGCGCTGCAGGCCGCGCACCTGGGGGCGCGCATGGATTTCATCTACCGCGTCGTGCGTGGCGACGGCCAGCCGCTGTATCTGCGCCAGGTGATGGAGCCGCTGGAGGACGAGGCGGGCCGGGGCGAGCAGGGCCGCTGGTTCAACACCATCCAGGACATCACGAAGGAAAAGCGCGCCGAGGAAGAGCTGCACGAGAGCGACCGTCGCTTCAACGACATGCTCGACAAGGTCGAGATGATCTCGCTGATGCTGGACTGCGAAGGCCGCATCACCTATTGCAACGACTACCTGCTGCGCCTGACGGGCTGGCAGCGCGATGAGGTGTTTGGGCGCAACTGGTTCGACCTGTTTGTGCCCCCCGGGGGGGCTGAGGTGCGCGGCGTGTTTGCCGACGTGCTGGCCGACCGCCCCTCAGCCTGGCACTACGACAACGAGATCCTCACCCGCTCGGGTGGGCGGCGCCTGGTGCACTGGAACAACACCGTGCTGCGCTCGGTGGGCGGGCAGGTGACGGGGGTGGCGGCCCTGGGCGAAGACATTACCGCCCGTCGCGATGCCGAGCGCCGCATCAAGCGGCTCAACCGGGTGTACGCCGTGCTCAGCGGCATCAACACCCTCATCGTGCGCGTGCGCCAGCGTGACGAGCTGTTCCGCGAGGCGTGCCGCATCGCGGTGGAGCACGGCCAGTTCAAGATCGCCTGGATCGGCCGCGTGGACCATTCCCTGCAAGAGGTGGTGCCGGTGGCCTTGGCAGGCGCTGGAGCAGACTTTCTGATGCACGTGCGGCGTCGGCTGTGGCTGACCGAAACCCCCAGGGTGGGCGAAAGCCTGAGCGCGAGCGTGGTGCGCACCCACGAGGCCGTGGTGTGCGAGGACATTCAGAATGACCCGCGCGTGCTGGTGCCCAAGGAACTGGCCGAGCGCGGTGTGGCATCGATGGCCGTGCTGCCTTTGCTGGTGGCCCACCAGGTGGTGGGGGTGATTGCCCTGTTTGCCGACGAGGCCGGGTTTTTTGACGAGGAGGAGATGCACCTGCTTACCGAGCTGGCGGGGGACATCGGCTTTGCCATGGACCACCTCGATAAGGAGGAGCGGCTGAACTACCTGGCGTACTACGACGACATCACCGGCCTGCCCAACCGCACCCTGTTTCTGGAGCGCGGCGGCCAGCACCTGCGGCCCCGCGAGGGCGCCAAGACGCTGCTGGGCATCGGGCTGGTGGATATCAGCCGGTTTCGCATCGTCAATGACACCCTGGGGCGCCAGGTGGGGGACGAGCTGCTCAAGCAGGTGGCACTGCGGCTGCAGCATGCAGCGGGCAATCTGTATGACGTGGCGCGCATCGGCATCAACAGCTTCGGCATTGCCGTGACCGAGGCGCGCGATGCTGGTGCGGTGGCGCTGGCGGTGGACCTGCTGGTGCGCGCCTGTTTCGATACCCCCTTCATGGTGGGCGGCACGGAGCTGCGCATGGCGGCCAAGGCCGGTGTGGCGCTGTACCCCATGGACGGCGCCGACGCCGAGACCCTGCTGCGCAACGCCGAGGCGGCCCTCAACAAGGCCAAGGCCTCGGCCGACAGCCTGCTGTTCTACACCTCGGAGATGAACACCCGCGTGGCCGAGGCGCTGAGCCTGGAAGGGCGCCTGCGCGCCGCACTGGAGCAGGGCCAGTTCGTGCTGCACTATCAGCCCAAGCTCCATCTGGCCAGCGGCACCATCACCGGCGCTGAGGCCCTGATTCGCTGGAACGACCCGCGCCGGGGCCTGGTGCCGCCGGTGCATTTCATCCCCATCCTGGAAGAGACGGGCCTCATCTATGACGTGGGCCGCTGGGCGCTGCGGCAGGCGCTGGCCGACAACCTGCGCTGGCGCCAGGCGGGGCTGGCCCCTCTGAGGGTGGCTGTCAACGTGTCGTTCTTGCAGCTGCGGCACCGGGACTTCATCGCCGAGGTGCGTGATGCCGTGGCCCACGATGCCCAGGCGGCCAGCGGCCTGGAGCTGGAGATCACCGAAAGCATGGTGATGGATGATGTGGATCGCAGCACGCAAAGCCTGCACGCCCTGCGCCAGATGGGCATCACCATTGCCATCGATGACTTTGGCACGGGGTTCTCATCGCTGAGCTACCTGGCCAAGTTGCCGGTGGATACGCTCAAGATCGACCGGTCCTTCATCCTGAACATGGCCTCGGGCCCGCAGGGCGTGGCGCTGGTGTCCACCATCGTCAACCTGGGGCACTCGCTGGGGCTGAAGGTGGTGGCCGAAGGGGTGGAGACCGAGGAGCAGTCTGGGCGCCTGGCGCTTCTGGGCTGCGACGAAATCCAGGGGTATCTGCTGAGCCAACCCGTCGCGGCCGAGGTGTTTGAAGCGCAGTTCTTGCAAACCCTGGTGGGGAAATAG
- a CDS encoding response regulator, giving the protein MTTTTTHPATVLVIEDDDASRMLVTYLLEAAGHRVLAAENGAVGLELALAEGPDIVLCDLQMPVMNGYEVARGLRASPRWRVVPLVAVTAFSMPGDREKALEVGFNEHLSKPITPETFVQQIETFLAGARPTSSQSG; this is encoded by the coding sequence ATGACGACCACCACCACACATCCAGCCACCGTGCTGGTCATCGAGGACGATGACGCCAGCCGCATGCTGGTCACCTACCTGCTGGAAGCCGCCGGCCACCGGGTGCTGGCCGCCGAGAACGGTGCCGTGGGGCTGGAGCTGGCCCTCGCCGAAGGCCCCGACATCGTGCTGTGCGACCTGCAGATGCCGGTGATGAACGGCTACGAAGTGGCGCGCGGGCTGCGTGCCAGCCCGCGCTGGCGGGTAGTGCCTCTGGTCGCGGTGACGGCCTTCTCGATGCCGGGCGACCGCGAGAAGGCGCTCGAAGTCGGTTTTAATGAACACCTGTCCAAGCCCATCACGCCCGAGACCTTTGTGCAGCAGATCGAGACGTTTTTGGCTGGAGCCCGCCCAACCTCGTCCCAATCCGGTTGA
- a CDS encoding PAS domain S-box protein has product MATDFSAAYWEQNPDALLVLSPDGQVLNWNPAAEGIFGYPQAEALGRSVLELIVPADRAKEDADMRAEALRGSSVVHESVRRRKDGSLVHVNVSTKAVCAADGQLLHYLSSTKDVTQLKVQRDAKLLEARFRDLLESTPDAIVMVNVTGRIVLVNSQAERVFGYPRAELLGQAVEVLLPHRYRGAHLGHRSGFFGQPRTRTMGAGLELHGLRKDGGEFPVEISLSPIDTEEGTMVMSAIRDITDRKRADQKFKDLLEAAPDAMVIVNREGHIVLVNSQAVKLFGWSRDELLGQPIELLVPQRFSARHPDHRHNFFAEPRTRSMGAGLELHGLRKDGSEFPVEISLSPLETEEGLFVSSAIRDVTERKRIEQVLRDKNLELENAALVKDRFLASMSHELRTPLNAIIGFTGTLLMKLPGPLNTEQDKQLRIVQTGAKHLLSLINDLLDVAKLSANKVTLNLEPVDCKTLIEEVSATLELEARRKGLAFAVHTPPVDVLLLTDRRALSQILINLVGNAIKFTQQGRVDVVLQELQLPTGRAVQLRVQDTGPGIPLQEQPRLFEAFSRVESADRRHHEGTGLGLHLSRKLAEALGGTLGFDSTEGLGSTFTLQLPEHVA; this is encoded by the coding sequence ATGGCGACTGACTTTTCTGCCGCGTACTGGGAGCAAAACCCCGATGCACTGCTGGTGCTGTCGCCAGACGGCCAGGTGCTCAACTGGAACCCCGCCGCCGAGGGTATCTTTGGCTACCCCCAGGCAGAGGCGCTGGGGCGCTCAGTGCTGGAGCTGATCGTCCCCGCAGACCGGGCGAAGGAAGACGCCGACATGCGCGCCGAGGCACTGCGCGGAAGTTCTGTGGTGCACGAATCGGTGCGGCGGCGCAAGGATGGCTCGCTGGTGCATGTCAATGTGTCCACCAAGGCAGTGTGTGCGGCGGATGGGCAGTTGCTTCACTACCTGTCCAGCACCAAGGACGTCACCCAGCTCAAGGTGCAGCGCGATGCCAAGCTGCTCGAAGCGCGATTTCGCGACCTGCTGGAATCCACCCCTGATGCCATCGTGATGGTCAACGTGACCGGGCGCATCGTGCTGGTCAACTCGCAAGCCGAGCGCGTGTTTGGGTACCCCCGTGCCGAATTGCTGGGGCAGGCGGTGGAGGTGCTGCTGCCCCACCGCTACCGCGGTGCCCACCTGGGCCACCGCAGCGGCTTTTTTGGCCAGCCACGCACCCGCACCATGGGGGCGGGGTTGGAGCTGCACGGCCTGCGCAAGGACGGCGGTGAGTTCCCGGTCGAGATCAGCCTGAGTCCCATCGACACCGAAGAGGGCACCATGGTGATGAGCGCCATCCGCGACATCACCGACCGCAAGCGGGCGGACCAGAAGTTCAAGGACCTGCTGGAGGCCGCGCCCGACGCCATGGTCATCGTTAACCGCGAGGGGCACATCGTGCTCGTCAACTCGCAGGCAGTGAAGCTGTTTGGCTGGAGCCGCGACGAGCTGCTGGGCCAGCCCATCGAGCTGCTGGTGCCCCAGCGCTTCAGCGCCCGCCACCCCGACCATCGGCACAATTTTTTTGCCGAACCGCGCACCCGCTCCATGGGCGCTGGGCTGGAGCTGCATGGCCTGCGCAAGGACGGCAGCGAGTTCCCGGTGGAGATCAGCCTCAGTCCGCTGGAGACCGAAGAGGGCCTGTTTGTCTCCAGCGCCATCCGCGACGTGACCGAGCGCAAGCGCATCGAGCAGGTGCTGCGCGACAAGAACCTGGAGCTGGAGAACGCGGCGCTGGTGAAAGACCGCTTTCTGGCCAGCATGTCGCACGAACTGCGCACACCGCTCAACGCCATCATCGGCTTTACCGGCACGCTCTTGATGAAGCTGCCCGGACCGCTCAACACCGAGCAGGATAAGCAACTGCGCATCGTGCAGACCGGGGCCAAGCACCTGCTGTCGCTCATCAATGATCTGCTGGACGTGGCCAAGCTCAGCGCCAACAAGGTCACGCTGAACCTGGAGCCAGTGGACTGCAAAACCCTGATCGAAGAAGTGTCTGCCACACTGGAGTTGGAGGCGCGGCGCAAGGGCTTGGCCTTTGCTGTGCATACGCCGCCGGTGGATGTCTTGCTGCTCACCGATCGGCGCGCGCTCAGCCAGATCCTCATCAACCTCGTGGGCAATGCCATCAAATTCACGCAACAGGGACGGGTGGATGTGGTGCTGCAGGAGCTGCAGTTGCCCACCGGCCGTGCCGTGCAGCTACGGGTGCAGGACACCGGCCCTGGCATACCGCTGCAGGAGCAGCCCCGGCTGTTCGAGGCGTTTTCACGGGTGGAAAGCGCGGACCGCCGCCACCACGAGGGCACCGGCCTGGGTCTGCACCTGAGTCGCAAGCTGGCCGAGGCCTTGGGCGGCACGCTGGGTTTTGACAGCACCGAGGGCCTGGGCAGCACCTTTACCCTGCAATTGCCGGAGCATGTGGCATGA